Proteins encoded in a region of the Photobacterium angustum genome:
- the kdsB gene encoding 3-deoxy-manno-octulosonate cytidylyltransferase — protein sequence MTFTVIIPARYQSTRLPGKPLADIAGKPMVQWVYEKAIKSGADQVIVATDDQRIVDVVKGFGGEVCLTRTDHESGTERLAEVVEKYQLSDDHIVVNVQGDEPLIPETIIRQVADNIAHKDAPMATLAVEIDHHDEVFNPNAVKVVTDKDGYALYFSRASIPWDRDNFAKQPRIVHHNLLRHIGIYAYRAGFIKTYINWEPSALEQIESLEQLRVLWYGEKIHVDVAIDAPPAGVDTPEDLEKVRQIVG from the coding sequence ATGACATTTACCGTTATTATACCTGCGCGCTATCAATCTACACGTTTACCGGGTAAACCGTTGGCAGATATTGCAGGTAAGCCAATGGTGCAGTGGGTTTACGAGAAAGCGATAAAATCTGGTGCCGATCAAGTGATTGTTGCAACCGATGATCAACGCATTGTTGATGTGGTAAAAGGTTTTGGTGGTGAGGTGTGTTTAACACGCACAGATCACGAATCTGGTACTGAGCGTTTAGCCGAAGTGGTTGAAAAATATCAATTATCGGATGATCATATTGTTGTTAATGTGCAAGGGGATGAGCCACTTATTCCTGAAACTATTATCCGTCAAGTTGCTGATAATATTGCGCATAAAGACGCACCTATGGCGACATTAGCGGTAGAAATTGATCACCATGATGAAGTGTTTAATCCAAATGCTGTAAAGGTTGTTACGGATAAAGATGGTTATGCATTGTATTTTAGTCGTGCATCCATTCCATGGGATCGTGATAACTTTGCGAAACAGCCACGAATTGTGCACCATAATTTACTACGTCATATTGGTATTTATGCGTACCGCGCAGGTTTTATCAAAACCTATATTAATTGGGAACCAAGTGCACTCGAGCAGATTGAGTCTCTAGAGCAATTACGCGTGCTTTGGTACGGTGAGAAAATCCATGTTGATGTGGCGATTGATGCGCCTCCTGCTGGGGTAGATACGCCAGAGGATCTGGAGAAAGTTCGTCAGATCGTGGGTTAA